Proteins found in one Alteromonas macleodii genomic segment:
- a CDS encoding DUF1338 domain-containing protein, which translates to MHSNIDTLFSNMWDDYVTITPSAHKIHALLAGEENTNDIVNDHVAFRTFALDKTRLDKLAAHFLALGYEAKGDYDFEAKKLTAKHFEHPDDTKPKVFISELRVNELSETAQTIIKKLVEQMPESVVDADNFLYSGKHWDVTKAEYDTLLNESEYAAWMAAWGFRANHFTVSVNHLTRTDELTDVNTLLKEAGFVLNTSGGEIKGGPDVFLAQSSTMADRADVVFSDETVAIPSCFYEFAQRYEMPDGKLYKGFVAASADKIFESTNAK; encoded by the coding sequence ATGCATAGCAACATCGATACGTTGTTTAGCAACATGTGGGACGATTACGTAACTATCACTCCCTCAGCGCATAAAATCCATGCACTTTTGGCGGGTGAAGAAAACACGAACGATATCGTTAACGACCATGTGGCTTTTAGAACTTTTGCTTTAGATAAAACTCGCTTAGATAAGCTTGCTGCACATTTCTTGGCATTGGGTTATGAAGCGAAAGGCGACTATGACTTTGAAGCTAAAAAGCTGACCGCAAAACACTTTGAGCACCCTGACGATACTAAACCAAAAGTATTTATCAGCGAGCTTCGGGTAAATGAATTATCTGAGACAGCGCAAACCATTATTAAAAAGCTTGTAGAGCAAATGCCTGAATCTGTAGTGGATGCAGATAACTTCTTGTACTCGGGTAAACATTGGGACGTCACGAAAGCGGAATACGACACACTGCTTAACGAGTCAGAATACGCGGCGTGGATGGCAGCATGGGGCTTTCGTGCTAACCACTTTACGGTAAGTGTTAATCACTTAACCCGCACTGACGAGCTTACTGACGTAAACACATTACTTAAAGAAGCAGGCTTTGTGCTAAACACCTCAGGCGGCGAAATTAAAGGCGGTCCAGACGTATTTTTAGCGCAGTCGTCAACTATGGCTGACCGTGCTGACGTAGTATTTAGCGATGAGACTGTGGCTATTCCAAGTTGTTTTTATGAATTCGCACAGCGCTATGAAATGCCTGACGGTAAACTTTATAAAGGCTTTGTTGCTGCATCAGCTGATAAAATCTTTGAAAGTACAAATGCTAAGTAA
- the astD gene encoding succinylglutamate-semialdehyde dehydrogenase, whose product MLHTHFINGEWVAGQGHDLTSIDPAKNEVIWEGKSATAAQIDDAINAARAALVAWSMKTVEERLEIIKVYGAKLEEAKAHLAKVMAKETGKPEWETATEVGAMMGKIGISEKAYFERTGNVENPMPVGKAFIRHKPHGVVAVFGPYNFPGHLPNGHIVPALIAGNTVVFKPSDLTPMVAQEMVKLWDAAGLPAGVLNLVQGEVETGKALASHNDIDGLFFTGSSRTGKILHEQFAGHPGKILALEMGGNNPLIVKDVADVDAAVHDIVQSAFITSGQRCTCARRLFLPTGAKGDEILARLIEVTKNIKVGDYDAEDQPFMGAMISSNAAALMVKAQQELEDLGGNVLVRLEQKDESKGFATPGIIDVTDMLASLPDEEHFGPLLKVIRYSDFDAAIAEANNTSFGLSAGLLGDNEEDYRYFFARIRAGIVNWNRPITGASSAAPFGGVGDSGNHRASAFYAADYCAYPVASVELDKVTMPGKLSPGLSM is encoded by the coding sequence ATGCTACATACACATTTTATCAACGGTGAATGGGTTGCCGGACAGGGTCACGATTTAACGTCAATTGACCCTGCAAAAAACGAAGTGATTTGGGAAGGTAAGTCTGCGACTGCTGCTCAAATTGATGACGCAATTAACGCCGCTCGTGCTGCGCTTGTAGCGTGGAGCATGAAAACGGTTGAAGAGCGTCTAGAAATCATAAAGGTTTATGGCGCTAAGCTAGAAGAAGCCAAAGCGCACCTTGCCAAAGTTATGGCAAAAGAAACGGGCAAACCAGAATGGGAAACCGCTACTGAAGTGGGCGCCATGATGGGCAAAATTGGCATTTCTGAAAAAGCCTATTTTGAGCGCACGGGTAACGTAGAAAACCCAATGCCAGTAGGTAAAGCATTCATTCGCCATAAGCCTCACGGCGTTGTTGCGGTATTCGGTCCTTACAATTTCCCTGGCCACCTGCCAAATGGACACATTGTTCCGGCCCTTATTGCAGGTAACACGGTTGTATTTAAACCAAGCGATTTAACGCCTATGGTCGCGCAGGAAATGGTAAAACTATGGGATGCTGCCGGACTGCCAGCGGGCGTACTTAACCTAGTTCAAGGTGAAGTTGAAACGGGCAAAGCGTTGGCGTCGCATAACGACATTGACGGCCTTTTCTTTACGGGCAGCTCACGCACAGGAAAAATCCTTCACGAGCAGTTCGCAGGTCACCCAGGTAAAATTTTGGCGCTTGAAATGGGCGGCAACAACCCACTTATCGTAAAAGACGTGGCTGATGTTGATGCAGCAGTACACGATATCGTGCAATCTGCTTTCATTACTTCAGGTCAGCGCTGTACTTGTGCTCGTCGCTTATTCTTGCCAACTGGTGCCAAAGGCGACGAGATCCTTGCTCGCCTTATCGAAGTAACCAAAAACATTAAAGTTGGCGATTACGATGCTGAAGACCAGCCGTTTATGGGTGCTATGATCTCAAGCAACGCCGCTGCACTTATGGTGAAAGCGCAACAAGAACTTGAAGACCTTGGTGGTAACGTGCTGGTTCGTCTTGAACAAAAAGACGAAAGCAAAGGTTTTGCTACCCCAGGTATTATTGACGTTACCGACATGCTTGCTTCGTTACCAGACGAAGAGCACTTTGGTCCACTACTTAAAGTAATCCGCTACAGCGACTTCGATGCTGCTATTGCAGAAGCGAATAACACCAGCTTTGGCTTGTCAGCAGGTCTTCTAGGTGACAATGAAGAAGACTATCGTTACTTCTTCGCGCGTATTCGTGCGGGCATCGTAAACTGGAACAGACCTATCACGGGTGCTAGTAGCGCTGCGCCGTTTGGCGGTGTGGGCGATAGTGGTAACCACAGAGCAAGCGCGTTTTATGCTGCTGACTACTGTGCATACCCAGTTGCATCCGTAGAGCTAGACAAAGTCACTATGCCAGGCAAATTAAGCCCAGGCTTGTCGATGTAA
- the astA gene encoding arginine N-succinyltransferase: MKIIRPITKADYNALKEIAVESGIGFTSLPVNDELLQRKIDRAETAFNKPNVTEPGDESYLFVMEDTTTGQVVGTTGIEAAVGIDDAFYHYHLSKVVHASRELNIHNTVDILTFCNDYTGVTEICTLFLREQARGGINGRFLSKVRFLFMMEHRERFSETVIAEMRGVSDEEGRSPFWEWLETHFFSMDFPTADYLTGIGNKVFIAELMPKYPIYVNLLSKEAQEVIGEVHDKTRPALQLLEEEGFSCRGYVDIFDAGPTVEANLSHIRTAQTSLKLPVVIDDSAAAQGQTYYIINTSISDFRAVATEMTFSEEKQVAVLSRQTAAALNVKEGEHVRFAPVTFRD; encoded by the coding sequence ATGAAAATCATTCGCCCTATCACGAAGGCCGACTATAACGCGCTTAAAGAAATCGCTGTTGAATCAGGTATTGGCTTTACGTCTTTACCTGTCAACGACGAGTTGCTGCAGCGTAAAATTGATCGTGCAGAAACCGCGTTTAACAAGCCAAACGTAACTGAGCCTGGCGATGAGTCATACTTGTTTGTGATGGAAGATACCACTACCGGCCAGGTAGTGGGTACAACAGGTATCGAAGCTGCAGTTGGCATAGATGACGCGTTTTATCACTACCATTTAAGCAAGGTGGTACATGCCTCGCGCGAGCTGAACATTCACAATACGGTAGACATTCTAACGTTTTGTAATGACTACACTGGCGTTACTGAGATATGTACCTTGTTCCTTCGCGAGCAAGCCCGTGGTGGAATTAACGGCCGCTTCCTTTCGAAAGTTCGATTCTTATTCATGATGGAGCACCGCGAACGCTTCTCGGAAACCGTTATTGCTGAAATGCGCGGTGTGAGTGACGAAGAAGGACGTTCACCGTTTTGGGAATGGCTAGAAACTCACTTCTTCTCGATGGACTTCCCTACAGCCGACTACTTAACGGGTATAGGCAACAAAGTGTTTATTGCTGAGCTTATGCCTAAGTACCCGATATACGTAAATCTACTCAGCAAAGAAGCACAAGAAGTCATTGGTGAGGTGCACGACAAGACCCGACCAGCCCTTCAGCTTTTAGAAGAAGAAGGCTTTTCGTGCCGTGGTTACGTAGACATTTTCGACGCAGGCCCTACGGTTGAGGCGAATTTAAGCCACATTCGCACGGCTCAAACGAGCTTGAAACTGCCTGTTGTCATTGATGATAGTGCAGCTGCTCAAGGGCAAACCTACTACATCATAAACACATCAATATCTGATTTTCGTGCAGTAGCCACCGAAATGACGTTTAGCGAAGAAAAGCAAGTTGCCGTGCTTTCTCGCCAAACCGCTGCTGCATTGAATGTCAAAGAGGGTGAGCACGTGCGTTTTGCCCCCGTTACATTCAGAGATTAA
- a CDS encoding aspartate aminotransferase family protein, whose amino-acid sequence MNVTRATFDDVMVPNYNPAGMVPVRGEGSRVWDQDGAEYIDFAGGIAVNVLGHCHPELVKALNEQGSKLWHLSNVFTNEPALRLAKKLNDATFSDKVYFANSGAEANEAALKLARRWALDKHGEDKNQIIAFNKGFHGRTFFTVTVGGQAAYSDGFGPKPGAVDHCDYNDLAAFEALISDKTCAVMMEPLQGEGGIIPPDADFVKGVRELCDKHNALLIFDEVQSGVGRTGHLYAYMGLGVTPDILTTAKSLGGGFPIGAMLTTNDIAAHLKPGTHGSTYGGNPLACAVAEKALDIVNQPEVLEGVLKKEALFRELLGAINDKYNVFEEVRGQGMLLGCALNEKYQGRARDFMMAATKENLMCLVAGMNVIRFAPSLVIPDEDIKEGLARFERAVAAVVNAE is encoded by the coding sequence ATGAACGTAACTCGCGCTACATTTGATGATGTAATGGTTCCTAACTATAACCCAGCAGGTATGGTACCTGTTCGAGGTGAAGGTTCACGCGTATGGGATCAAGATGGAGCTGAGTACATCGACTTTGCAGGCGGTATTGCAGTAAACGTTTTAGGCCACTGCCACCCTGAGCTAGTAAAAGCACTTAATGAACAAGGCAGCAAGCTTTGGCATTTAAGTAACGTATTTACCAACGAGCCAGCGCTTCGCCTTGCTAAAAAGCTTAACGATGCAACTTTCTCTGACAAAGTTTACTTTGCCAACTCTGGTGCGGAAGCTAACGAAGCGGCACTTAAGCTTGCTCGTCGTTGGGCACTTGATAAGCACGGTGAAGACAAGAATCAAATCATTGCTTTTAATAAAGGCTTCCACGGTCGTACTTTCTTTACCGTAACGGTAGGTGGTCAAGCGGCTTACTCTGACGGTTTTGGTCCTAAGCCAGGCGCTGTTGATCACTGTGACTACAATGACTTAGCTGCTTTTGAAGCCCTAATTTCAGATAAAACTTGTGCTGTAATGATGGAACCGCTTCAAGGTGAAGGCGGGATCATTCCACCGGACGCTGACTTTGTAAAAGGTGTACGTGAGCTTTGTGACAAACATAATGCACTACTAATTTTTGATGAAGTTCAGTCAGGCGTTGGTCGTACTGGTCATCTTTATGCTTACATGGGCCTTGGCGTAACACCCGATATCCTAACTACAGCTAAATCGCTTGGTGGTGGCTTCCCAATTGGCGCCATGCTAACAACGAATGACATCGCTGCACACCTGAAGCCTGGTACCCACGGTAGTACTTATGGTGGTAACCCACTTGCTTGTGCGGTAGCAGAAAAAGCGTTAGATATCGTGAACCAGCCTGAAGTGCTTGAAGGCGTGCTTAAGAAAGAAGCGCTTTTCCGCGAGTTGCTTGGCGCTATCAATGACAAGTACAACGTATTTGAAGAAGTACGCGGTCAAGGCATGCTGTTAGGCTGTGCACTAAATGAAAAATATCAGGGCCGTGCACGCGACTTTATGATGGCAGCCACCAAAGAGAACCTAATGTGTCTTGTTGCTGGCATGAACGTTATTCGTTTTGCACCTTCACTTGTTATTCCTGATGAAGACATTAAAGAAGGTCTTGCACGTTTTGAGCGCGCCGTTGCCGCCGTTGTAAACGCCGAATAA
- a CDS encoding HDOD domain-containing protein, whose amino-acid sequence MTMGATTPPTIDDRFENMIISPERVLEMLGKRKVGQVSFEQSEQGDARRLLLHVEKVAIENKRLQEKTEASYLESVSHHLHEILLGELTEQLSYTDELVQKVLNLPENIGELLDALSVKACSVSKLEPIVATMPWLYDELIVVVNTPRFRRKDSRGRIIVVETLRTALSFLGIENLRTLIPSLILKRAMPQITDPYPLIKQKLTHYSTGVALTAKRLASLSDLNKNQAYVLAMVSNLGRCAVTRLYFKLFDKIQLHLLQECQKDKEQKRHEALLRIAPSANHLIALQQEFADAISADILEWMHFTRLPIAQPMRACADKQPTQTKTLSKILHQARAYTQIRMLHQLKLVDIKEVKPLFAEQKYPAGALEALKSTDIFTLPLVKNEDSY is encoded by the coding sequence ATGACTATGGGGGCAACCACACCGCCGACGATAGATGATCGATTTGAAAATATGATCATCTCACCCGAGCGCGTGCTTGAAATGCTAGGAAAGCGCAAGGTGGGCCAAGTCAGCTTCGAACAGTCTGAACAGGGCGACGCACGCAGGCTTCTACTTCACGTTGAAAAAGTCGCAATTGAAAACAAACGCCTACAGGAAAAAACAGAAGCCTCTTATTTAGAGTCGGTTAGCCACCACCTTCACGAGATTTTGCTTGGTGAACTTACTGAACAACTTAGCTATACCGATGAACTCGTTCAGAAAGTGCTTAACTTGCCTGAAAACATTGGTGAGCTATTAGATGCCTTATCTGTAAAAGCATGCTCAGTGTCAAAGCTAGAGCCTATAGTAGCCACTATGCCATGGCTTTACGACGAACTTATCGTAGTAGTAAATACGCCCCGATTTAGGCGAAAAGACTCGCGAGGGCGTATTATTGTTGTTGAAACCTTACGTACCGCTTTAAGCTTTTTAGGTATCGAAAACTTACGTACGCTAATCCCGTCGCTGATATTAAAGCGTGCGATGCCCCAAATTACCGATCCTTACCCGCTGATAAAACAAAAACTAACGCATTACTCTACGGGCGTTGCGCTCACCGCTAAGCGCCTTGCTTCATTAAGCGACCTTAATAAAAACCAAGCTTACGTGTTGGCAATGGTAAGTAATTTAGGGCGCTGCGCTGTCACGCGGCTTTACTTTAAACTGTTTGATAAAATTCAGCTGCATCTACTGCAAGAGTGTCAAAAAGATAAAGAACAAAAGCGTCACGAAGCTTTACTAAGAATTGCGCCATCAGCAAATCACCTTATTGCCTTACAGCAAGAGTTTGCTGATGCAATTAGCGCAGACATTTTAGAGTGGATGCACTTTACCCGTCTGCCAATTGCACAGCCAATGCGTGCTTGTGCTGATAAACAGCCAACACAGACCAAGACGTTGAGCAAAATACTCCATCAAGCGCGCGCGTATACGCAAATACGCATGTTGCATCAGTTAAAGCTTGTCGACATTAAAGAAGTTAAACCACTTTTCGCTGAACAAAAATACCCTGCGGGTGCACTTGAGGCACTTAAAAGCACGGATATCTTTACCCTTCCATTGGTGAAGAATGAAGATAGTTACTAA
- a CDS encoding anthranilate synthase component II, with protein sequence MLLLIDNFDSFTHNLARYFTELGADVEVVRNNALSIDDIARIAPSQLVISPGPCTPNEAGISLSAIEHFAGEIPIMGVCLGHQAIGQVFGAEVVGAQEIKHGKVSALSHYNTGLFEGLPNTFNVTRYHSLVLNPESLPPSLRVDAWCETALGTKEIMAVSHNRYPIWGVQYHPESLLTEHGHSVLEAFLHHKKV encoded by the coding sequence GTGTTGCTGTTAATTGATAACTTCGATTCGTTCACTCATAACCTTGCTCGCTATTTCACAGAGCTTGGAGCTGACGTTGAAGTAGTGCGAAACAACGCTCTCAGTATTGACGACATTGCGCGCATAGCGCCTTCACAGCTTGTTATCTCGCCAGGCCCTTGCACGCCTAACGAAGCGGGTATCAGTTTGTCTGCGATAGAGCATTTTGCCGGTGAAATTCCCATAATGGGCGTTTGCTTAGGTCATCAAGCCATAGGTCAAGTCTTTGGTGCAGAAGTGGTAGGTGCCCAAGAAATTAAACACGGTAAAGTTTCAGCATTGTCCCATTACAATACAGGGCTATTTGAAGGGCTACCAAACACCTTTAACGTAACCCGCTACCATTCATTAGTATTAAACCCTGAATCTTTACCTCCATCACTACGCGTCGATGCTTGGTGTGAGACAGCGTTGGGTACAAAAGAAATTATGGCCGTTTCCCATAATCGCTACCCTATATGGGGTGTTCAGTATCACCCTGAATCATTACTTACCGAACACGGTCACAGCGTGCTTGAAGCTTTTCTTCATCACAAAAAGGTTTAA
- the trpS gene encoding tryptophan--tRNA ligase, whose amino-acid sequence MSNKPVVLSGCQPSGQLTLGNYMGALKQWVSMQDDHDCLYMIVDLHAITVRQDPKQLAEACLDGLSLYLACGIDPQKSTLFLQSHVPEHAQLSWVLNCYAQMGELNRMTQFKDKSAKNENNINVGLYSYPVLQAADILLYQADKVPVGEDQKQHLELTRDIATRVNNLYGDVFRLPDPYIPEFGARIMSLQEPEKKMSKSDNNPNNFIGLLEDPKKLAKKIKRAVTDSDEQANIYFNPAEKPGVSNLLTLLSLATGKTVKELEPEYTDKMYGHLKGDVADAVVSLLEPIQTRYAEIRADRAYLDDVMRQGAEKASARAAETLAKVYKAVGFIPKP is encoded by the coding sequence ATGAGTAACAAACCCGTTGTATTAAGTGGCTGCCAGCCTTCAGGACAACTTACCCTTGGTAACTATATGGGTGCACTTAAACAGTGGGTTTCCATGCAAGACGATCACGACTGCTTATACATGATTGTCGATTTACATGCGATCACCGTAAGACAAGATCCAAAGCAGCTTGCCGAAGCCTGTCTTGACGGCCTTTCTCTTTATCTAGCTTGCGGTATCGACCCGCAAAAGAGCACGCTATTTTTGCAATCACATGTGCCTGAGCATGCGCAACTGTCGTGGGTATTGAATTGCTATGCTCAAATGGGCGAGCTAAACCGCATGACGCAGTTTAAAGATAAGTCTGCGAAAAACGAGAACAACATAAACGTGGGCTTGTATAGCTACCCTGTGCTTCAAGCAGCAGATATTTTGCTTTATCAAGCGGACAAAGTACCTGTGGGTGAAGATCAAAAGCAACACCTTGAGTTAACACGCGACATTGCTACCCGCGTGAATAATCTATATGGCGATGTATTCCGTTTACCTGACCCTTATATTCCAGAGTTCGGTGCCCGTATCATGAGCCTGCAAGAACCAGAAAAGAAAATGTCTAAGTCAGATAACAACCCCAATAACTTCATTGGTCTGTTAGAAGATCCTAAGAAGCTAGCTAAGAAGATTAAACGCGCGGTAACCGACTCTGACGAACAAGCCAATATTTACTTCAATCCAGCCGAGAAACCAGGTGTATCTAACCTACTTACCCTGCTTTCATTAGCAACGGGTAAAACAGTAAAAGAGCTTGAGCCTGAATATACAGATAAAATGTACGGCCACTTAAAAGGTGATGTTGCAGATGCAGTGGTATCTTTACTAGAGCCTATCCAAACCCGCTATGCTGAAATCCGCGCAGACAGAGCCTACTTAGACGACGTTATGCGCCAGGGTGCAGAGAAAGCTTCAGCACGCGCAGCAGAGACTCTAGCCAAAGTTTATAAAGCAGTGGGTTTTATTCCAAAGCCGTAA
- the rpe gene encoding ribulose-phosphate 3-epimerase yields MKPFLIAPSILSADFARLGEDVEIVLDAGADVVHFDVMDNHYVPNLTFGPMICEALRKYGITAPIDVHLMVKPVDDLIEKFANAGASYISFHPEASEHIDRSLQLIIDAGCKPGLVFNPATPLHYLDHVMDKLHHILIMSVNPGFGGQKFIPSTLDKVRAVKQRVLESGYDIRIEIDGGVKVDNIRAIAEAGADMFVAGSAIFSQPDYSDVIAQMRDELSSLSKA; encoded by the coding sequence ATGAAACCCTTTTTAATTGCCCCATCAATACTCTCTGCCGACTTTGCTCGACTTGGTGAAGACGTAGAAATAGTATTAGACGCAGGCGCCGATGTGGTGCATTTCGATGTGATGGACAACCACTATGTGCCAAACCTTACGTTTGGGCCAATGATTTGCGAAGCATTGAGAAAATACGGCATAACCGCGCCGATTGATGTTCACCTTATGGTAAAGCCAGTAGATGACCTTATTGAGAAATTCGCCAACGCGGGGGCAAGCTACATCAGCTTTCACCCAGAAGCGTCTGAACACATAGACCGGTCTCTTCAGCTTATTATTGATGCAGGCTGCAAACCCGGCTTGGTATTTAATCCAGCCACGCCGCTACACTACTTAGATCATGTTATGGATAAACTACACCATATTCTTATAATGTCGGTGAATCCTGGCTTTGGCGGCCAAAAGTTTATCCCCAGCACCCTAGATAAAGTACGTGCGGTGAAGCAGCGTGTACTTGAAAGCGGCTATGATATTCGAATTGAAATTGACGGTGGCGTAAAAGTCGATAACATTCGCGCAATAGCAGAAGCTGGTGCAGATATGTTTGTGGCTGGTTCGGCCATTTTTTCTCAACCCGATTACAGCGATGTGATTGCGCAAATGCGCGATGAACTTTCATCGCTATCTAAAGCTTAG
- a CDS encoding TorF family putative porin, with product MGINFALPSPKKKTQTEKTNYNKFEFDWRTHMKTSTKRTLLAAAISSACLLTAMPSYAEGEFTANASATSNYIWRGLTQTTNEAAVQGGIDYAHESGFYAGTWASNVNYGAGDEYSYEHDMYFGFAGESDGIAYDFGYLYYNYDDEANFDFAEVYGSVGMGGFSLTVYLLAHTEADEGEGQDFGFAQASYTSLDYSTEILNGTELGFHVGYHEGDFAEAFNGVEGYVDYGVSIAKDGFSFAITGTDLDDMGGDDEYDNDAVKFTVAYSVDFEL from the coding sequence ATGGGCATCAACTTTGCGTTACCCAGTCCAAAAAAGAAAACACAGACAGAAAAAACGAATTACAACAAGTTTGAATTTGACTGGAGAACACACATGAAAACATCTACAAAAAGAACCCTACTTGCCGCTGCTATTTCTTCAGCGTGTCTACTAACTGCAATGCCGAGCTATGCCGAAGGCGAATTTACTGCCAATGCAAGTGCTACCAGCAACTACATTTGGCGTGGTCTAACACAGACAACTAACGAAGCTGCCGTACAGGGCGGTATCGACTATGCACACGAAAGTGGTTTCTATGCAGGTACGTGGGCGTCTAACGTGAATTACGGTGCAGGTGATGAATATTCATACGAGCACGATATGTATTTTGGTTTTGCTGGCGAGTCTGACGGCATTGCGTATGATTTCGGTTACCTTTACTACAACTACGATGATGAGGCGAACTTCGACTTCGCAGAAGTATATGGCTCAGTAGGCATGGGGGGCTTTAGCCTTACTGTTTACTTATTAGCTCACACTGAGGCCGATGAGGGCGAAGGGCAGGACTTTGGTTTCGCTCAAGCATCATACACATCACTTGATTACAGCACCGAAATTTTAAACGGTACTGAACTTGGTTTTCACGTAGGTTATCACGAAGGTGACTTTGCTGAAGCGTTCAATGGCGTTGAAGGTTATGTAGACTACGGTGTTTCAATTGCAAAAGACGGATTTAGTTTTGCAATTACAGGCACTGACCTTGATGATATGGGCGGTGACGACGAATATGATAACGATGCAGTTAAATTTACTGTAGCTTATTCAGTAGACTTCGAGCTTTAA
- a CDS encoding DUF2970 domain-containing protein, with the protein MQSGTGFWSVLGSVVASLFGVQSHKNYERDFTKGTFISFAVIGVVLVVIFVVSLFMFVKWYTGYG; encoded by the coding sequence ATGCAATCTGGTACTGGTTTCTGGTCAGTTCTAGGTAGTGTAGTGGCAAGTTTGTTCGGTGTTCAAAGCCACAAAAACTATGAACGCGACTTTACCAAAGGTACCTTTATCAGCTTTGCTGTTATCGGTGTCGTATTAGTCGTGATATTCGTCGTTTCACTTTTTATGTTTGTAAAGTGGTATACAGGCTACGGATAA
- a CDS encoding Dam family site-specific DNA-(adenine-N6)-methyltransferase, producing the protein MMQKKNRAFLKWAGGKYSLVEHIQARLPQANKLIEPFVGAGSVFLNTQYKRYLLNDINPDLINLYNFLKAQPDALINDARSFFDGSRNEEKMYYDLREEFNGTQDEYYRAILFLYLNRHGYNGLCRYSLQGRFNVPFGRYKKPYFPEDEMFVFSEKSQKATFTCLPFEKVFSRARRGNVIYCDPPYAPISKTAAFTSYAARSFGQESQEKLAELATRASKKRGIPVLISNHDLPLTRALYQGADFSMLSVKRSISQNGAKRQPVDEILAYFPPAKVVVKRKTRKKKTAQRPSSD; encoded by the coding sequence ATGATGCAGAAAAAGAACCGTGCCTTTTTAAAGTGGGCCGGTGGCAAATACAGCTTGGTTGAGCACATTCAGGCCAGATTACCGCAAGCTAACAAACTTATAGAACCGTTTGTTGGTGCCGGATCTGTATTTCTGAATACGCAATACAAACGCTACCTGCTTAATGATATCAACCCTGACCTCATTAACTTATACAACTTCTTAAAAGCCCAACCCGACGCGCTTATTAACGATGCGCGCTCATTTTTTGACGGGAGCCGTAATGAAGAGAAGATGTATTATGACCTACGTGAAGAGTTCAACGGCACGCAAGACGAATACTATCGCGCCATTCTTTTTCTCTATTTGAACCGCCACGGCTATAACGGTTTGTGTCGATATAGCCTTCAAGGTCGCTTTAATGTGCCTTTTGGCCGGTACAAAAAGCCTTACTTTCCAGAAGACGAAATGTTTGTTTTTTCTGAAAAATCACAAAAGGCTACCTTTACTTGCCTACCGTTTGAGAAGGTTTTTTCAAGAGCTAGGCGAGGCAATGTTATTTATTGCGACCCACCCTACGCACCTATTAGCAAGACAGCAGCTTTCACCAGTTATGCGGCGCGAAGTTTTGGGCAAGAGTCACAAGAAAAGCTAGCAGAACTGGCCACCCGCGCTTCTAAAAAGCGTGGTATACCTGTGCTGATATCAAACCACGATTTACCGCTAACCCGTGCTTTATATCAAGGTGCAGACTTTAGCATGCTGTCAGTTAAACGCTCGATTAGTCAAAATGGCGCGAAGCGACAGCCAGTAGATGAGATATTGGCTTATTTCCCTCCCGCTAAAGTCGTTGTGAAACGAAAAACACGCAAGAAAAAAACAGCTCAGCGCCCTTCTTCTGATTAA